Proteins encoded in a region of the Streptomyces sp. NBC_01298 genome:
- a CDS encoding cytosine permease: MPIEQRGVDTIPEEERTSGPRDLISILLGSNLCLGVIVFGWLPPSFGLGLWPSVTAIVTGTLVGIAFTAPLALVSLRTGTNLSTSSGAQFGVRGRLVGSVVGLLLSLGYTALTLWIGGDVMVGALARLTGLPDTGVSRAVMYGVLAACTVVGAVFGYRLLLRMSKVLSIGMVLLLAVGVFAYAPDFTTAAPPDTAYLLGSFWPTWLLAAVAAGLSGPVAFITLLGDYTRYISPRRHSSRTVLWSTGLGLLVGLLIPQLFGTYTALAARAGAEYAGPLVDAAPFWYLVPLLVAAAAGSVGNAGLMLYSMGLDLDAIVPKATRTTATVIAAAVATAFVFVGSFEWDVQAAMTSFVLLLTAIGTPWAVITLIGYVRCRGRYDAEALQVFNRRAKGGVYWFRGGWNIRATLSWAVGAGVGLLAVTTPFYEGPLLALTKGVDCSFVLSGLTGGLVYAALTARGAPAAAPAEADVEPVAA; this comes from the coding sequence ATGCCCATCGAACAGCGCGGAGTCGACACCATCCCGGAGGAGGAACGGACGAGCGGTCCCCGTGACCTGATCTCGATCCTCCTCGGCTCCAACCTCTGCCTCGGTGTGATCGTCTTCGGCTGGCTGCCCCCGTCCTTCGGACTGGGACTGTGGCCGTCGGTCACCGCCATCGTGACCGGCACCCTCGTCGGCATCGCCTTCACCGCGCCGCTGGCGCTCGTCTCCCTGCGCACGGGGACCAACCTCTCCACGTCCAGCGGCGCCCAGTTCGGCGTCCGCGGCCGGCTCGTCGGCTCGGTCGTGGGCCTGCTGCTCTCCCTCGGCTATACCGCGCTGACCCTGTGGATAGGCGGCGACGTGATGGTCGGCGCCCTGGCCCGGCTCACCGGACTGCCGGACACCGGCGTCTCCCGGGCCGTGATGTACGGCGTGCTCGCCGCGTGCACCGTCGTCGGAGCCGTCTTCGGCTACCGGCTGCTGCTGCGCATGAGCAAGGTGCTCTCCATCGGCATGGTGCTGCTGCTGGCCGTCGGCGTGTTCGCCTACGCACCCGACTTCACCACCGCCGCCCCGCCCGACACCGCGTACCTGCTCGGCTCCTTCTGGCCGACCTGGCTGCTCGCCGCCGTCGCCGCCGGGCTCAGCGGGCCCGTCGCCTTCATCACCCTGCTCGGCGACTACACCCGCTACATCTCCCCGCGCCGGCACAGCTCCCGCACGGTGCTCTGGTCCACCGGGCTCGGCCTGCTCGTCGGGCTGCTGATCCCGCAGCTCTTCGGCACCTACACCGCGCTCGCCGCCCGGGCGGGCGCCGAGTACGCCGGTCCGCTGGTCGACGCCGCGCCGTTCTGGTACCTGGTTCCGCTGCTGGTCGCCGCGGCGGCCGGATCGGTCGGCAACGCCGGGCTGATGCTCTACTCCATGGGCCTCGACCTGGACGCCATCGTCCCCAAGGCGACCCGTACGACGGCCACCGTGATCGCCGCGGCCGTCGCCACCGCGTTCGTCTTCGTCGGCTCCTTCGAGTGGGACGTGCAGGCCGCGATGACCTCGTTCGTCCTGCTGCTGACCGCGATCGGCACGCCGTGGGCCGTGATCACCCTCATCGGCTACGTCCGCTGCCGCGGCCGCTACGACGCCGAGGCCCTCCAGGTCTTCAACCGCCGCGCCAAGGGCGGGGTCTACTGGTTCCGCGGCGGCTGGAACATCCGGGCCACCCTCTCCTGGGCCGTCGGCGCGGGCGTCGGCCTGCTCGCCGTGACCACCCCGTTCTACGAGGGCCCGCTGCTGGCCCTGACCAAGGGCGTGGACTGCTCCTTCGTCCTCTCCGGCCTGACCGGCGGCCTGGTCTACGCGGCCCTGACCGCCCGCGGGGCCCCCGCCGCGGCACCCGCCGAAGCCGACGTGGAGCCGGTCGCCGCCTAG
- the ureA gene encoding urease subunit gamma, translating to MRLTPTERDRLLLRSAAELARARRARGLKLNVPEATALIADTVCEAARDGKRLAEAIEEARSVLGPDDVLPGVSDVVTEVHVEAVFDDGSRLAVVSSPIRGAVGLGEDAPGAVVPGPGAPQPEPTVHLRVRNTAPVPVSVTSHFHFFEANPRLDFDRAAAYGMRLCVPAGSSVRFDPGGEAEVALVPIGGARIAIGFAGLVDGPLDAPGAKEQALTRAEACGYLGATAAPDANDRPEGTTA from the coding sequence GTGCGGCTGACCCCTACGGAGCGCGACCGGCTGCTGCTCCGCAGCGCTGCGGAACTGGCCAGGGCCCGGCGGGCCCGCGGACTCAAACTCAACGTCCCGGAAGCCACCGCGCTCATCGCGGACACGGTCTGCGAGGCCGCGCGCGACGGCAAGCGGCTGGCGGAGGCCATCGAGGAGGCCCGCTCCGTGCTGGGCCCGGACGACGTCCTGCCCGGCGTCAGCGACGTGGTCACCGAGGTGCACGTGGAGGCCGTCTTCGACGACGGATCCCGCCTCGCGGTGGTCTCGTCCCCGATCCGGGGCGCCGTCGGCCTGGGCGAGGACGCCCCGGGCGCGGTCGTACCCGGCCCCGGCGCCCCCCAGCCGGAGCCCACGGTCCACCTGCGCGTACGCAACACCGCGCCGGTGCCGGTCAGCGTCACCTCCCACTTCCACTTCTTCGAGGCCAACCCGCGCCTCGACTTCGACCGCGCGGCGGCGTACGGCATGCGGCTGTGCGTGCCCGCGGGCTCCTCGGTCCGCTTCGACCCCGGCGGGGAGGCCGAGGTCGCCCTGGTCCCGATCGGTGGCGCACGCATCGCCATCGGCTTCGCCGGACTGGTGGACGGCCCGCTGGACGCGCCCGGGGCCAAGGAGCAGGCGCTGACCCGCGCCGAAGCCTGCGGCTATCTCGGCGCGACCGCCGCCCCCGACGCCAACGACCGCCCGGAAGGGACGACCGCATGA
- the cimA gene encoding citramalate synthase produces MTTTEATEPTAPASGPGPDDGFHVFDTTLRDGAQREGINLTVADKLTIARHLDDFGVGFIEGGWPGANPRDTEFFSRARAEIDFKHAQLVAFGATRRAGGSAATDPQVRALLESGAPVITLVAKSHDRHVELALRTTLDENLEMVRDTVAHLVSQGRRVFVDCEHFFDGYRANAEYAKAVVRAAHEAGADVVVLCDTNGGMLPAQIAATVATVLADTGARLGIHAQDDTGCAVANTLAAVDAGATHVQCTANGYGERVGNANLFPVVAALEIKYGRTVLPAGALAEMTRISHAIAEVVNLTPSTHQPYVGVSAFAHKAGLHASAIKVDPDLYQHIDPARVGNTMRMLVSDMAGRASIELKGKELGVDLGGDRALVSRVVERVKERELQGYTYEAADASFELLLRAEAEGRARKYFRIESWRAIVEDRPDGTHANEATVKLWAKGERIVATAEGNGPVNALDRALRVALERFYPQLAKFELIDYKVRILEGAHGTASTTRVLVTTTDGSREWNTVGVAPNVIAASWQALEDAFTYGLLHAGVEPAE; encoded by the coding sequence ATGACGACGACAGAGGCGACCGAGCCGACTGCGCCGGCTTCGGGCCCCGGCCCCGATGACGGGTTCCACGTCTTCGACACGACCCTGCGCGACGGTGCCCAGCGTGAGGGCATCAACCTCACGGTCGCTGACAAGCTGACGATCGCCCGCCACCTGGACGACTTCGGGGTGGGGTTCATCGAGGGCGGCTGGCCCGGCGCCAACCCGCGCGACACGGAGTTCTTCTCGCGTGCCCGCGCGGAGATCGACTTCAAGCACGCCCAGCTCGTCGCCTTCGGCGCGACCCGCCGGGCGGGCGGCTCCGCCGCCACCGACCCGCAGGTCCGCGCCCTGCTGGAATCCGGCGCCCCGGTGATCACCCTGGTCGCCAAGTCCCACGACCGGCACGTCGAGCTCGCGCTGCGCACCACCCTCGACGAGAACCTGGAGATGGTCCGCGACACCGTCGCCCACCTGGTCTCCCAGGGCCGCCGGGTCTTCGTCGACTGCGAGCACTTCTTCGACGGCTACCGGGCCAACGCCGAGTACGCGAAGGCCGTCGTACGCGCCGCCCACGAGGCCGGCGCCGACGTCGTGGTCCTCTGTGACACCAACGGCGGCATGCTGCCCGCGCAGATCGCCGCGACCGTCGCGACCGTGCTGGCCGACACCGGCGCGCGCCTGGGCATCCACGCCCAGGACGACACCGGATGCGCCGTCGCCAACACGCTGGCCGCCGTCGACGCCGGCGCCACCCACGTGCAGTGCACCGCGAACGGCTACGGCGAGCGCGTCGGCAACGCCAACCTCTTCCCGGTCGTCGCCGCGCTGGAGATCAAGTACGGCCGTACGGTCCTCCCGGCGGGCGCGCTGGCCGAGATGACCCGGATCTCCCACGCCATCGCCGAGGTCGTCAACCTCACCCCCTCCACACACCAGCCCTACGTCGGCGTCTCCGCCTTCGCGCACAAGGCGGGCCTGCACGCCTCCGCGATCAAGGTCGACCCGGACCTGTACCAGCACATCGACCCCGCGCGGGTCGGCAACACCATGCGGATGCTCGTCTCCGACATGGCCGGCCGGGCCTCCATCGAGCTCAAGGGCAAGGAGCTCGGCGTCGACCTCGGCGGGGACCGCGCACTGGTCTCCCGGGTCGTGGAGCGGGTCAAGGAGCGCGAGCTCCAGGGCTACACGTACGAGGCCGCCGACGCCTCCTTCGAGCTGCTGCTGCGCGCCGAGGCCGAGGGCCGGGCGCGCAAGTACTTCCGCATCGAGTCCTGGCGGGCCATCGTCGAGGACCGCCCCGACGGCACGCACGCCAACGAGGCCACGGTGAAGCTGTGGGCCAAGGGCGAGCGGATCGTCGCGACGGCGGAGGGCAACGGCCCGGTCAACGCACTGGACCGCGCGCTGCGGGTCGCCCTGGAGCGCTTCTACCCCCAGCTCGCGAAGTTCGAGCTGATCGACTACAAGGTCCGCATCCTGGAAGGCGCACACGGCACGGCGTCCACGACCCGGGTCCTGGTCACCACGACGGACGGTTCCCGCGAATGGAACACGGTCGGCGTCGCCCCGAACGTCATCGCCGCCTCCTGGCAGGCCCTGGAGGACGCCTTCACCTACGGCCTCCTCCACGCGGGCGTGGAGCCGGCGGAGTAG
- a CDS encoding agmatine deiminase family protein, whose product MTDTTPVNAGFRMPAEWTPHERTWMAWPSPNPTFTNEQELAEAREAWGAVARAVRSYEPVTLVVSPGDAESARAVVGDDIELVERQLDDAWMRDIGPTFVTNDAGELAAVDWTFNGWGAQEWARWDHDSEIAREISGLVGTRTYSTALVNEGGAIHVDGEGTVLLTDTVQLGKGRNPDWTREQVEAEIHAHLGTTKAIWLPYGLAGDYGTYGTQGHVDIVAAFARPGVVMVHSQPDPAHPDHERGKTIAAILRASTDARGRQLQVVEIPAPTVLEEDGEWVDYSYINHYLCNGGVVLCAFDDPRDEEAAEIFRGLFPERTVTLVDARTIFAGGGGIHCITQQQPKV is encoded by the coding sequence ATGACCGACACCACCCCCGTGAACGCCGGCTTCCGGATGCCCGCCGAGTGGACGCCCCACGAGCGCACCTGGATGGCCTGGCCCAGCCCCAACCCCACCTTCACCAACGAGCAGGAGCTCGCCGAGGCCCGCGAGGCCTGGGGCGCCGTGGCCCGCGCGGTCCGCTCGTACGAGCCCGTGACCCTCGTCGTCTCGCCCGGCGACGCCGAGAGCGCCCGCGCCGTCGTGGGTGACGACATCGAGCTGGTCGAGCGGCAGCTCGACGACGCCTGGATGCGCGACATCGGCCCGACCTTCGTCACCAACGACGCCGGCGAGCTGGCGGCCGTCGACTGGACCTTCAACGGCTGGGGCGCCCAGGAGTGGGCCCGCTGGGACCACGACTCGGAGATCGCCCGGGAGATCTCCGGCCTCGTCGGGACCCGCACCTACAGCACCGCCCTGGTCAACGAGGGCGGCGCCATCCACGTGGACGGCGAGGGCACCGTGCTCCTCACCGACACCGTGCAGCTCGGCAAGGGCCGCAACCCCGACTGGACCCGCGAGCAGGTCGAGGCCGAGATCCACGCCCACCTGGGCACCACCAAGGCGATCTGGCTCCCGTACGGCCTGGCCGGCGACTACGGCACCTACGGCACCCAGGGCCACGTGGACATCGTCGCCGCCTTCGCCCGCCCCGGCGTGGTCATGGTCCACAGCCAGCCCGACCCGGCCCACCCGGACCACGAGCGCGGCAAGACCATCGCCGCCATCCTGCGCGCGTCCACCGACGCGCGGGGCCGGCAGCTCCAGGTTGTGGAGATCCCGGCGCCGACCGTGCTGGAAGAGGACGGGGAGTGGGTCGACTACTCCTACATCAACCACTACCTGTGCAACGGCGGCGTGGTCCTGTGCGCCTTCGACGACCCGCGCGACGAGGAGGCGGCGGAGATCTTCCGCGGTCTGTTCCCCGAGCGGACCGTGACGCTCGTCGACGCACGTACGATTTTCGCCGGGGGTGGCGGTATCCACTGCATCACCCAGCAGCAGCCGAAGGTCTGA
- a CDS encoding TetR/AcrR family transcriptional regulator, whose protein sequence is MVAGEVRAARKNAPPREDVLVAAMATIAERGLDGLTMAGLGRQVGMSSGHLLYYFRTKDELLLQTLEWSEAALGTRRRALLSRRGPVRERLQAYVDLYVPEGARDPHWTLWLEVWNRSQDAGPGERERQGAIEGAWHRDLVALLAEGISRGEFRPVDPDRFAARLRALLDGFSIQVAVGLPGIGRGDILEHVGEFLSEALTPGSGA, encoded by the coding sequence ATGGTGGCGGGTGAAGTACGTGCCGCGCGCAAGAACGCGCCGCCGCGCGAGGACGTACTGGTCGCCGCCATGGCCACCATCGCCGAACGAGGCCTGGACGGTCTGACCATGGCCGGCCTGGGCCGCCAGGTCGGCATGAGCAGCGGCCACCTCCTCTACTACTTCCGCACCAAGGACGAGCTCCTGCTGCAGACCCTGGAGTGGAGCGAGGCGGCGCTCGGCACCCGCCGCCGCGCCCTGCTGTCCCGCCGCGGCCCGGTGCGCGAGCGCCTGCAGGCGTACGTGGACCTGTACGTGCCCGAGGGCGCCCGGGATCCGCACTGGACCCTGTGGCTGGAGGTCTGGAACCGCTCGCAGGACGCGGGACCGGGGGAGCGGGAGCGCCAGGGGGCCATCGAGGGCGCCTGGCACCGCGACCTGGTGGCCCTGCTCGCCGAGGGCATCTCGCGCGGGGAGTTCCGCCCGGTCGACCCGGACCGCTTCGCGGCCCGGCTGCGGGCCCTGCTCGACGGGTTCAGCATCCAGGTCGCCGTCGGCCTGCCCGGGATAGGGCGCGGCGACATCCTGGAGCACGTCGGCGAGTTCCTCAGCGAGGCACTGACCCCGGGATCCGGGGCCTGA
- a CDS encoding urease subunit alpha — protein MSRQTPHTDHSAHCAPGSRHIDPHEYASVFGPRAGDRVRLGDSGLTVRVESDSQKPGDEFLAGFGKTARDGLHLKAAAVRDTCDVVISNVLVIDAVLGIRKVSIGIREGRIHAIGRAGNPDTLDGVDVVVGTGTSIVSGEGMIATAGAVDTHVHLLSPRIMEASLAAGVTTIIGQEFGPVWGVGVNSPWALKHAFNAFDAWPVNIGFLARGSSSDPAPLIEALAEGGASGFKVHEDMGAHTRALDTALRVAEEYDVQVALHSDGLNECLSVEDTLRVLDGRTIHAFHIEGCGGGHVPNVLKMAGVPNVIGSSTNPTLPFGRDAVAEHYGMIVSVHDLKPDLPGDAAMARDRIRAGTMGAEDVLHDLGAIGITSSDAQGMGRAGETIRRTFAMAAKMKGELGPLDGDGEGDDNARVLRYMAKLTINPAIAHGLAHEIGSIEVGKLADIVLWRPQFFGAKPQLVLKSGFPAYGVTGDPNAATDTCEPLVLGPQFGSYGATAADISVAFVSAAAAALGSDEMPTRRRRVAVRGTRGIGPGNLLLNSRVGAVDVDARSGLVSLDGEPLRSEAAESVSLNRLYFL, from the coding sequence ATGAGCCGGCAGACACCCCACACGGACCACAGCGCGCACTGCGCACCCGGCAGCCGGCACATCGACCCGCACGAGTACGCATCCGTCTTCGGCCCCCGCGCCGGTGACCGGGTACGGCTCGGCGACTCCGGGCTGACCGTCCGCGTGGAGTCCGATTCCCAGAAGCCCGGGGACGAGTTCCTGGCCGGCTTCGGCAAGACGGCCCGCGACGGACTGCACCTGAAGGCCGCCGCCGTCCGCGACACCTGCGACGTGGTGATCAGCAACGTGCTGGTCATCGACGCCGTACTCGGCATCCGCAAGGTCTCCATCGGCATCCGCGAGGGCCGCATCCACGCGATCGGCCGGGCCGGCAACCCCGACACCCTCGACGGGGTCGACGTCGTGGTCGGCACCGGGACGAGCATCGTCTCCGGCGAGGGCATGATCGCCACCGCCGGCGCCGTCGACACCCACGTGCACCTGCTCTCCCCGCGCATCATGGAGGCCTCGCTCGCCGCGGGCGTCACCACGATCATCGGGCAGGAGTTCGGCCCCGTCTGGGGAGTCGGCGTCAACTCCCCGTGGGCGCTGAAGCACGCCTTCAACGCCTTCGACGCCTGGCCCGTCAACATCGGCTTCCTGGCCCGCGGTTCCTCCTCGGACCCGGCCCCGCTGATCGAGGCACTCGCCGAGGGAGGCGCGTCCGGCTTCAAGGTGCACGAGGACATGGGCGCGCACACCCGCGCCCTGGACACCGCCCTGCGCGTGGCCGAGGAGTACGACGTCCAGGTCGCCCTGCACAGCGACGGCCTCAACGAATGCCTGTCCGTCGAGGACACCCTGCGGGTGCTGGACGGCCGGACCATCCACGCCTTCCACATCGAGGGCTGCGGCGGCGGACACGTCCCCAACGTCCTGAAGATGGCGGGCGTCCCGAACGTCATCGGCTCCTCCACCAACCCGACCCTGCCCTTCGGCCGGGACGCGGTCGCCGAGCACTACGGGATGATCGTCTCCGTCCACGACCTCAAGCCGGACCTCCCCGGCGACGCCGCCATGGCCCGCGACCGGATCCGCGCGGGCACCATGGGGGCCGAGGACGTCCTGCACGACCTCGGTGCGATCGGCATCACCTCCTCCGACGCCCAGGGCATGGGCCGCGCGGGCGAGACCATCCGCCGCACCTTCGCCATGGCCGCCAAGATGAAGGGCGAGCTGGGCCCGCTGGACGGCGACGGCGAGGGCGACGACAACGCCCGCGTCCTGCGCTACATGGCCAAGCTGACCATCAACCCGGCCATCGCCCACGGCCTGGCCCACGAGATCGGCTCCATCGAGGTCGGCAAGCTCGCCGACATCGTGCTGTGGCGCCCCCAGTTCTTCGGCGCCAAGCCGCAGCTGGTCCTCAAGTCCGGCTTCCCCGCCTACGGGGTCACCGGCGACCCCAACGCCGCCACCGACACCTGCGAACCGCTGGTCCTCGGGCCGCAGTTCGGCTCGTACGGGGCCACCGCCGCCGATATCTCCGTCGCCTTCGTCTCGGCCGCCGCGGCGGCGCTGGGCAGCGACGAGATGCCGACCCGCAGGCGCCGGGTCGCCGTCCGCGGCACCCGCGGCATCGGCCCCGGCAACCTGCTCCTCAACTCCCGGGTGGGCGCGGTCGATGTGGACGCGCGCAGCGGACTCGTCTCCCTCGACGGGGAACCGCTGCGCTCCGAAGCCGCCGAATCGGTCTCCCTCAATCGCCTGTACTTCCTCTGA